The Desulfovibrio piger DNA segment GCTTCGTCTCCTTCTGCCGCATGATCCGCATCGAGCACTCCATCTTCGCCCTGCCCTACGCCTGGGCCGGTTCGGTCATGGCCGCCGGCGGCATGCCGCCGTGGGACAAGCTCGTCCTGCTGACCATCGCCATGGTGGGCGTGCGTTCCTTCGCCATGGGCATCAACCGTATCTTCGACCTGCCCTTTGACCGCGAGAACCCCCGCACCGCCAACCGCCATCTGGTCACCGGCGAGATCAGCGTGCGCCAGGCCTGGATCTTCTCCCTGGTCATGGCGGCCATCTTCGTGCTGGCCTGTGCGGCCATCAACACGGTCTGTCTCATCCTCTCGGTGCCAGCCCTGATCTTTGCCGCCGTCTACAGCCTGACCAAGCGTTTCTCGGCCGTCTGCCACTTCTGGCTGGGGGCCACCCTTGGCCTGGCGCCGCTGGCCGGTGCCCTGGCCGTGAATCCCGAGGGCCTGGCCATGGGGCCCATCATGCTCTTCTTTGCCGTGACCTTCTGGGTGGGCGCCTTCGACATCTACTATTCCTTCCAGGACTATGATTTCGATGTGGCCTTCCGCCTTTGCTCCGTGCCCTCGGTCTACGGCCCGGACACCGCGCTGGCCATTGCCGGTTTCTCCCATGCCGTCACGTCCATCTTCCTGTTCCTGACCGGTATCGCCGCCGGTCTGGCCTGGCCCTGGTATGTGCTCTGGGCCGGTGTGTCCGCCATCCTGTTCTGGGAACATCATCTGATGCGTCCGCAGGACCTCAGCCGCGTGAACATGGTCTTCTTCACCCTCAACGGCATCATCTCGCCGCTGGTGCTGGTGGGCGTCATCCTGGGAGTGGTGCTCTAAGATGCCGCGCAAGAAACAGTATCAGTGGGATGTGGAGACCAACGGGCAGGAAGCCCCCGAACAGCTCAGCCGCTCGGCCAAAAAGCGCCAGAGCTCGGCCCTGCAGGATCTGGGCGCCGAGCTGACCAAGCTGCCCGTCAACGAACTGGACAGGCTGCCCCTGACGCCCGATCTGCTGGAGGCTCTGCGTCTGTATGCCCGCATCAGCAACCGTGAAGGCAAGCGCCGCCAGCTGCAGTTCATAGGCCGCCTCATGCGCGAGGTGGACGCCGGGCCGCTGGCCGAAGCCATCGAGGCCCGCAAGAACGGCCAGCAGGCCGATGCCGCCCGTCTGCACCTGGCCGAACAGTGGCGGGAAAAGCTGCTCTCCGCTGCCGAGGCGGACGTGGAGGATCTTCTGGCGGCCTTCCCCTGGCCCGATGCCGAAGCCGCGGGACGCCTGGAGCTGGAAAAACTGCTGGCCGAAGCCCGCAAGGAAGATGACCGGCGTCCGCCCCACGCCCGCCGCGCCCTCTTCCGGGGCATCATGCGTCTGCTGGAACAGCGTTAGGGAATTCTTTTGGCAGGGGAAGGGGCCCCTTTTGGAAAAGGGTCTCCCTTCCCCCTGCACCCCCATCCCCCCTAAAACTTTTGAGAGTATTGCTAAAAGAATGATAAAATATCTTCTCTTTGCCCGTTCACATGAAATCTGGCAAAGAGAGATATTGTGAGATCAACCATTCGCAAGGACCTTGAAACCACCTGAGATTTACATTTGAAACGGGCAAACCAGTGTCTTTGGCGGGCATTATTTCGTTCAATTCGCACGGTTCCCCGTTTTCCTTGAATGAGGTCGTCCTCGGGTATTTCCCGTGGATATACTTTCCAGTTGTCGGTACAGAAGAACCAGACAGACCAACGGCGAAGCCTTGCCATCAATCTTGCAAGAGTGCTTTGGTCACGATTGCCACATTCCCAGTCAATGAGTTGACCGGTATCGCGACAATAAGCTTTCCAGAGCCATAGTTTGTTTTTTTTGAATGCAAATAGTGCCACATCTCATCAAGTTCTATGATGACAGCTTCCCCAGGAGAAGGCTTTTCATAAGTTTTTTCAGCGAAATCCCGGACCCAACGCATGACGGTCGATGTTGCAACTCCATAAATACGTGCTATGGCATTAAACGAAAGGCCCAAAGTATAAAGCAGGATGGCCATTGCCTTTTCCGTTGCCGGTCGTCCTCTGGGAGTGTCACGGGTAAATTGAAAACCGCAGTCTTTGCAGCGAAATCTCTGACGCTCCAAGTGTCTTCCATTCTTCACAATCCGCTCTGACGCACATTTTGGACAGTATTGCATAAAGAACTCCTTAACTGGAGTATGCCATTATAACATTCTTTATGCAATACTCTCAAACTTTTATCTGGGTCCGTGGCCTGCCCGAAAGGTGCGACCTGCGGGCCCCAGTCTTGATTCGCTCTTTTGTGGGCGTCTCCTTTCCTTCTTCCCCGGCCTTTCCGCTTTGCCCTGCCACGGGCAGTGCGCTGACTGTCCGTGAAAAGGCCGTTCACGCAAAGGCTGTCTGCCCCTCATCCTGCGTAAAAGCACTCTTGCCATGAGTGGTCAGCGAGATCTCCGTATGCTCCTTTCCCTGCATGGCTCCCGTGTG contains these protein-coding regions:
- a CDS encoding 4-hydroxybenzoate octaprenyltransferase, with the translated sequence MIRIEHSIFALPYAWAGSVMAAGGMPPWDKLVLLTIAMVGVRSFAMGINRIFDLPFDRENPRTANRHLVTGEISVRQAWIFSLVMAAIFVLACAAINTVCLILSVPALIFAAVYSLTKRFSAVCHFWLGATLGLAPLAGALAVNPEGLAMGPIMLFFAVTFWVGAFDIYYSFQDYDFDVAFRLCSVPSVYGPDTALAIAGFSHAVTSIFLFLTGIAAGLAWPWYVLWAGVSAILFWEHHLMRPQDLSRVNMVFFTLNGIISPLVLVGVILGVVL
- the yjgA gene encoding ribosome biogenesis factor YjgA; translated protein: MPRKKQYQWDVETNGQEAPEQLSRSAKKRQSSALQDLGAELTKLPVNELDRLPLTPDLLEALRLYARISNREGKRRQLQFIGRLMREVDAGPLAEAIEARKNGQQADAARLHLAEQWREKLLSAAEADVEDLLAAFPWPDAEAAGRLELEKLLAEARKEDDRRPPHARRALFRGIMRLLEQR
- a CDS encoding IS1 family transposase (programmed frameshift) — protein: MQYCPKCASERIVKNGRHLERQRFRCKDCGFQFTRDTPRGRPATEKAMAILLYTLGLSFNAIARIYGVATSTVMRWVRDFAEKTYEKPSPGEAVIIELDEMWHYLHFKKNKLWLWKAYCRDTGQLIDWECGNRDQSTLARLMARLRRWSVWFFCTDNWKVYPREIPEDDLIQGKRGTVRIERNNARQRHWFARFKCKSQVVSRSLRMVDLTISLFARFHVNGQREDILSFF